One window of Dermacentor andersoni chromosome 7, qqDerAnde1_hic_scaffold, whole genome shotgun sequence genomic DNA carries:
- the Syt14 gene encoding synaptotagmin-14 isoform X1 encodes MQMLTVPVETTVYLGAVGVILVMLGVFYLYLSKKVCFTTVGGFPCCDGPVSSRERERQVIARNLGAAYAYDDAESSTDSDEEVIQQLHHSASLQGGFLNSTSSRKVSSMGHSTDHAHGNGHLPQPDLVSLAENGRAVSTGAEAAEAADTSRASSKATQGSSTVRTALQYENGAFLKAEDSPLSLAACGGTDEPMLLDLAEEELRCVAEASGLHGPGPSEQTTRCGALELMFEYNESARKVMVTVLRAHDLPSRDRGGANSVQVRLLLLPHKRQKFRTKIKQAGEDMTFNETFAFARISPEEVNTMGLRVRLYGCERMRREHLVGETVLPFQCLALDQPSTMWLMLEPRSNLAHWDSKCEISSLARSDSTSSAQSMQHGGLPELLLGLAYNGTTGRLAVEVIKGSHFRNITMNRAPDTFVKLTLMSSSGQEITRSKTSVRRGQPNPLFKETFVFQVALFQLPDVTLMVSVYYKRSMKRKDMIGWFSLGLNSSGEEELSHWNDMRESKGEQVGHLPHIAYGTI; translated from the exons ATGCAAATGCTCACAG TGCCCGTTGAGACGACCGTCTACCTCGGTGCTGTGGGTGTGATTTTGGTGATGCTCGGAGTGTTCTACCTCTACCTGAGCAAGAAGGTTTGCTTCACAACGGTAGGAGGATTTCCCTGCTGCGACGGCCCCGTTTCATCGCGTGAACGGGAGCGACAGGTGATCGCCAGGAACTTGG GAGCAGCCTATGCTTATGATGACGCCGAGTCATCAACAGACAGCGACGAAGAAGTGATACAACAACTCCACCATTCTGCCAGCCTGCAAGGGGGCTTTCTCAACAGCACATCATCTAGGAAGGTGTCAAGCATGGGCCACTCCACTGATCATGCGCATG GCAATGGGCATCTGCCACAACCAGATTTGGTTTCCCTTGCGGAGAATGGACGTGCCGTATccacaggggcagaggcagcggAAGCAGCAGACACAAGCAGGGCTTCTTCTAAGGCGACGCAGGGAAGTTCAACAGTTCGCACCGCTTTGCAGTATGAGAATGGTGCTTTTCTGAAGGCCGAAGACTCTCCACTTTCTCTGGCAGCATGTGGGGGAACCGAT GAGCCCATGCTGCTTGACTTGGCCGAAGAGGAATTGAGGTGCGTGGCCGAAGCTTCTGGTCTGCATGGCCCTGGTCCTTCAGAGCAAACCACCCGTTGCGGTGCCCTTGAGCTCATGTTTGAGTACAATGAGTCAGCTCGCAAGGTCATGGTCACCGTCTTGAGAGCGCACGATCTGCCCAGTCGAGACCGTGGAGGAGCTAATAGCGTGCAA GTACGACTATTGCTGTTGCCCCATAAGAGGCAGAAATTCAGAACAAAAATTAAACAAGCGGGCGAGGATATGACCTTCAATGAAACCTTTGCCTTCGCACGGATCAGCCCTG AGGAAGTGAACACTATGGGGTTGCGTGTACGGTTGTACGGGTGCGAGCGCATGCGCCGAGAGCATCTGGTCGGGGAGACTGTGCTGCCTTTCCAGTGCTTGGCTCTCGACCAGCCTTCCACTATGTGGCTAATGCTGGAGCCGCGGTCTAACCTGGCT CACTGGGATTCCAAGTGTGAGATTTCAAGCTTGGCTCGATCAGACTCAACGAGCTCGGCGCAGTCGATGCAGCATGGGGGTCTGCCAGAACTGCTGCTAGGGCTTGCCTACAATGGCACGACTGGTCGCCTTGCTGTTGAGGTCATAAAGGGAAGCCACTTCCGCAACATCACCATGAACAGGGCCCCAG ACACATTTGTGAAGCTTACGCTGATGTCTTCAAGCGGTCAGGAAATAACCCGAAGCAAGACGTCTGTTCGGCGAGGGCAGCCAAACCCTCTCTTCAAGGAAACATTTGTGTTCCAG gTTGCTCTCTTTCAGTTGCCAGATGTGACGCTAATGGTTTCTGTATACTACAAGCGATCCATGAAGCGCAAAGACATGATTGGCTGGTTCTCACTAGGCCTTAACAGTTCTGGCGAAGAGGAACTATCTCACTGGAATGACATGCGTGAGAGCAAAGGAGAACAGGTAGGACATCTCCCACACATAGCATATGGTACGATATAA
- the Syt14 gene encoding synaptotagmin-14 isoform X2, whose amino-acid sequence MQMLTVPVETTVYLGAVGVILVMLGVFYLYLSKKVCFTTVGGFPCCDGPVSSRERERQVIARNLGAAYAYDDAESSTDSDEEVIQQLHHSASLQGGFLNSTSSRKVSSMGHSTDHAHGNGHLPQPDLVSLAENGRAVSTGAEAAEAADTSRASSKATQGSSTVRTALQYENGAFLKAEDSPLSLAACGGTDEPMLLDLAEEELRCVAEASGLHGPGPSEQTTRCGALELMFEYNESARKVMVTVLRAHDLPSRDRGGANSVQVRLLLLPHKRQKFRTKIKQAGEDMTFNETFAFARISPEEVNTMGLRVRLYGCERMRREHLVGETVLPFQCLALDQPSTMWLMLEPRSNLAHWDSKCEISSLARSDSTSSAQSMQHGGLPELLLGLAYNGTTGRLAVEVIKGSHFRNITMNRAPDTFVKLTLMSSSGQEITRSKTSVRRGQPNPLFKETFVFQVALFQLPDVTLMVSVYYKRSMKRKDMIGWFSLGLNSSGEEELSHWNDMRESKGEQMCRWHVLLDS is encoded by the exons ATGCAAATGCTCACAG TGCCCGTTGAGACGACCGTCTACCTCGGTGCTGTGGGTGTGATTTTGGTGATGCTCGGAGTGTTCTACCTCTACCTGAGCAAGAAGGTTTGCTTCACAACGGTAGGAGGATTTCCCTGCTGCGACGGCCCCGTTTCATCGCGTGAACGGGAGCGACAGGTGATCGCCAGGAACTTGG GAGCAGCCTATGCTTATGATGACGCCGAGTCATCAACAGACAGCGACGAAGAAGTGATACAACAACTCCACCATTCTGCCAGCCTGCAAGGGGGCTTTCTCAACAGCACATCATCTAGGAAGGTGTCAAGCATGGGCCACTCCACTGATCATGCGCATG GCAATGGGCATCTGCCACAACCAGATTTGGTTTCCCTTGCGGAGAATGGACGTGCCGTATccacaggggcagaggcagcggAAGCAGCAGACACAAGCAGGGCTTCTTCTAAGGCGACGCAGGGAAGTTCAACAGTTCGCACCGCTTTGCAGTATGAGAATGGTGCTTTTCTGAAGGCCGAAGACTCTCCACTTTCTCTGGCAGCATGTGGGGGAACCGAT GAGCCCATGCTGCTTGACTTGGCCGAAGAGGAATTGAGGTGCGTGGCCGAAGCTTCTGGTCTGCATGGCCCTGGTCCTTCAGAGCAAACCACCCGTTGCGGTGCCCTTGAGCTCATGTTTGAGTACAATGAGTCAGCTCGCAAGGTCATGGTCACCGTCTTGAGAGCGCACGATCTGCCCAGTCGAGACCGTGGAGGAGCTAATAGCGTGCAA GTACGACTATTGCTGTTGCCCCATAAGAGGCAGAAATTCAGAACAAAAATTAAACAAGCGGGCGAGGATATGACCTTCAATGAAACCTTTGCCTTCGCACGGATCAGCCCTG AGGAAGTGAACACTATGGGGTTGCGTGTACGGTTGTACGGGTGCGAGCGCATGCGCCGAGAGCATCTGGTCGGGGAGACTGTGCTGCCTTTCCAGTGCTTGGCTCTCGACCAGCCTTCCACTATGTGGCTAATGCTGGAGCCGCGGTCTAACCTGGCT CACTGGGATTCCAAGTGTGAGATTTCAAGCTTGGCTCGATCAGACTCAACGAGCTCGGCGCAGTCGATGCAGCATGGGGGTCTGCCAGAACTGCTGCTAGGGCTTGCCTACAATGGCACGACTGGTCGCCTTGCTGTTGAGGTCATAAAGGGAAGCCACTTCCGCAACATCACCATGAACAGGGCCCCAG ACACATTTGTGAAGCTTACGCTGATGTCTTCAAGCGGTCAGGAAATAACCCGAAGCAAGACGTCTGTTCGGCGAGGGCAGCCAAACCCTCTCTTCAAGGAAACATTTGTGTTCCAG gTTGCTCTCTTTCAGTTGCCAGATGTGACGCTAATGGTTTCTGTATACTACAAGCGATCCATGAAGCGCAAAGACATGATTGGCTGGTTCTCACTAGGCCTTAACAGTTCTGGCGAAGAGGAACTATCTCACTGGAATGACATGCGTGAGAGCAAAGGAGAACAG ATGTGCAGGTGGCACGTACTCCTCGACAGCTAG